A region from the Malus domestica chromosome 07, GDT2T_hap1 genome encodes:
- the LOC103434664 gene encoding ABC transporter B family member 20, translating into MMISRGLFGWSPPHVQPLTPVSEVSEPPESPSPYMEQSIDASAQPMEQEEEMDEQEEMEPPPAAVPFSRLFTCADRLDWVLMTVGSIAAAAHGTALVVYLHYFAKIIHVLWIGHNPKGEPPQMNDEQFQKFMDLSLSIMYIAVGVFAAGWIEVSCWILTGERQTAVIRSKYVQVLLNQDMSFFDTYGNNGDIVSQVLSDVLLIQSALSEKVGNYIHNMATFFSGLIIGFINCWQIAAITLATGPFIVAAGGISNIFLHRLAENIQDAYAEAASIAEQAVSYIRTLYAFTNETLAKYSYATSLQATLRYGILISLVQGLGLGFTYGLAICSCALQLWVGRFLVNSHKAHGGEIITALFAVILSGLGLNQAATNFYSFDQGRIAAYRLFEMISRSSSTVNHEGSSLATVQGNIEFRNVYFSYLSRPEIPILSGFYLTVPAKKAVALVGRNGSGKSSIIPLMERFYDPTLGEVLLDGENIKNLRLEWLRSQIGLVTQEPALLSLSIRDNIAYGRDATMDQIEEAAKIAHAHTFITSLEGGYDTQVGRAGLALTEEQKIKLSIARAVLLNPSILLLDEVTGGLDFEAEKAVQEALDLLMLGRSTIIIARRLSLIRNADYIAVMEEGQLVEMGTHDELLTLDGLYAELLKNEEAAKLPRRMPVRNYKETATFQIEKDSSASNSFQEPSSPEMMKSPSLQRTTGMFRMGDNTFNSQESPKAKSPPAEKVLENGQAVDSTDKEPSIKRQDSFERRLPELPKIDVQSANFQTSNGSDPESPVSPLLISDPKNERSHSQSFSRPHSHSDDFPMKANEVKSTNYKKAPSFWRLAQLSFAEWLYAVLGSIGAAIFGSFNPLLAYVIALIVTSYYRVDEGRHLRQEVDKWCLIIACMGIVTVVANFLQHFYFGIMGEKMTERVRRMMFSAMLRNEAGWFDEEENSADTLSMRLANDATFVRAAFSNRLSIFIQDSAAVIVALLIGMLLQWRLALVALATLPVLTLSAIAQKLWLAGFSRGIQEMHRKASLVLEDAVRNIYTVVAFCAGNKVMELYRLQLKKIFKQSFFHGMAIGFAFGFSQFLLFACNALLLWYTARMVKNKHMDLPTAIKEYMVFSFATFALVEPFGLAPYILKRRKSLISVFEIIDRVPKIEPDENSAMKPPNVYGSLELKNVDFCYPTRPELLVLSNFSLKVNGGQTVAVVGVSGSGKSTIISLIERFYDPVAGQVLLDGRDLKVYNLRWLRNHLGLVQQEPIIFSTTIRENIIYARHNASEAEMKEAARIANAHHFISSLPHGYDTHVGMRGVDLTPGQKQRIAIARVVLKNAPILLLDEASSSIESESSRVVQEALDTLIMGNKTTILIAHRAAMMRHVDNIVVLNGGRIVEEGSHDNLMSKNGLYVRLMQPHYGKGLRQHRLV; encoded by the exons ATGATGATATCTCGGGGGCTGTTCGGGTGGTCCCCGCCCCACGTACAGCCCTTGACACCGGTCTCAGAGGTGTCGGAGCCGCCCGAGTCGCCGTCGCCGTACATGGAGCAGAGTATCGACGCGTCGGCACAGCCGATGGAGCAGGAGGAGGAGATGGATGAGCAGGAGGAGATGGAGCCGCCGCCAGCTGCCGTGCCCTTCTCAAGGCTGTTCACCTGCGCGGACCGGCTCGATTGGGTTCTGATGACTGTTGGGTCGATCGCCGCGGCGGCTCACGGGACGGCTCTGGTGGTGTACTTGCACTACTTCGCTAAGATTATTCATGTACTATGGATCGGCCATAACCCAAAAGGGGAGCCGCCACAAATGAACGACGAACAGTTCCAGAAGTTTATGGAT CTTTCTTTGTCCATCATGTATATTGCCGTTGGTGTTTTTGCAGCTGGTTGGATTG AGGTCTCATGCTGGATTCTGACGGGAGAACGGCAGACTGCTGTCATCAGGTCAAAATATGTTCAAGTATTACTTAACCAGGATATGAGTTTTTTTGATACCTATGGGAACAACGGGGACATTGTGAGCCAAGTATTGAGTGATGTGTTGCTCATTCAGTCTGCTCTTAGTGAAAAA GTTGGAAATTATATTCATAACATGGCTACATTTTTCAGTGGTCTGATTATTGGATTCATCAACTGTTGGCAGATCGCGGCTATAACTTTAGCCACCGGTCCTTTTATTGTGGCTGCTGGAGGAATATCAAATATATTTCTTCATAGGCTTGCTGAAAATATTCAAGATGCATATGCTGAAGCAGCTAGCATAGCTGAACAG GCAGTCTCTTACATTAGGACGTTATATGCATTTACGAATGAAACGTTGGCCAAGTATTCGTATGCTACATCACTGCAAGCAACTCTCAGATATGGTATATTGATAAGTCTTGTGCAAGGACTTGGTCTTGGATTCACTTATGGCCTTGCCATTTGTTCTTGTGCCTTGCAACTGTGGGTTGGAAGGTTCCTGGTTAATAGTCATAAAGCTCATGGTGGTGAAATTATAACAGCGCTTTTTGCTGTAATATTAAGTGGCCT TGGGCTGAATCAAGCGGCAACAAACTTCTACTCATTTGATCAAGGTCGAATTGCTGCCTATAGACTTTTTGAGATGATAAGTCGATCATCCTCTACTGTTAATCACGAGGGAAGTTCCCTAGCGACTGTACAAGGAAATATTGAGTTTCGAAATGTATATTTCAGTTATCTATCTCGTCCTGAGATCCCTATATTGAGTGGTTTTTACCTCACCGTGCCTGCTAAGAAAGCTGTGGCACTCGTTGGCAGAAATGGTTCAGGAAAGAGCAGTATTATCCCCCTCATGGAGCGGTTTTATGATCCAACATTAG GAGAAGTTCTTTTGGATGGAGAAAATATCAAAAACCTGAGACTGGAGTGGCTTCGAAGTCAGATAGGGCTAGTCACACAGGAACCTGCTTTGCTGAGTTTAAGTATAAGAGATAATATTGCATATGGGCGGGATGCTACAATGGATCAAATTGAAGAAGCTGCTAAAATAGCTCATGCGCATACATTTATTACCTCACTTGAGGGAGGATACGATACACAG GTTGGAAGAGCAGGCTTAGCATTGACGGAAgagcaaaaaataaaactttcaaTTGCCAGAGCAGTACTTCTGAACCCCTCAATTCTTTTGCTTGATGAGGTCACTGGTGGACTAGATTTTGAAGCTGAAAAAGCTGTTCAAGAAGCTCTAGATCTTCTTATGTTAGGGCGTTCAACTATAATTATAGCTCGGCGGCTTAGTCTTATAAGGAATGCTGATTACATAGCTGTGATGGAGGAAGGTCAACTAGTTGAAATGGGTACCCATGATGAGTTATTAACCCTGGATGGCCTCTATGCGGAGCTTCTCAAAAatgaagaagctgcaaaactTCCTAGGAG GATGCCAGTGAGGAACTACAAGGAAACTGCAACTTTCCAAATTGAAAAGGACTCTTCGGCAAGTAATAGCTTCCAAGAACCATCATCTCCGGAAATGATGAAATCACCCTCCCTTCAGAGAACTACTGGCATGTTCCGGATGGGTGATAACACTTTTAACTCACAGGAGTCACCAAAAGCTAAGAGCCCACCAGCAGAGAAAGTGTTGGAAAATGGTCAGGCCGTGGATTCAACAGATAAGGAACCATCAATAAAAAGGCAGGATAGTTTTGAAAGGAGACTACCAGAGTTACCCAAGATTGATGTCCAGTCTGCGAATTTCCAAACGTCAAATGGTTCGGACCCTGAATCCCCCGTGTCACCCCTTTTGATATCTGATCCAAAAAATGAGCGTTCCCATTCACAATCCTTTAGCCGCCCTCATAGTCATTCAGATGACTTTCCCATGAAAGCGAACGAAGTAAAAAGTACAAATTATAAGAAGGCACCATCATTTTGGAGACTTGCACAACTTAGTTTTGCTGAGTGGCTGTATGCTGTGTTAGGAAGCATTGGTGCTGCTATCTTTGGTTCCTTCAATCCTCTTCTTGCTTATGTAATCGCACTGATAGTAACATCGTACTATAGAGTTGATGAAGGTCGTCACTTGAGACAGGAAGTAGACAAATGGTGCTTGATCATTGCTTGTATGGGTATAGTGACAGTCGTTGCCAATTTCTTGCAGCATTTCTACTTTGGTATTATGGGTGAGAAAATGACTGAACGGGTTCGTAGAATGATGTTTTCAG CAATGCTGCGAAATGAAGCGGGATGGTTTGATGAAGAGGAAAACAGTGCTGATACCTTATCCATGCGCTTGGCCAACGATGCTACATTTGTACGAGCTGCTTTCAGCAATCGGCTGTCAATATTTATACAGGATAGTGCTGCTGTTATTGTGGCTCTTCTTATTGGGATGCTGCTACAATGGCGATTAGCACTTGTGGCTTTGGCAACCCTACCAGTTCTCACTCTTTCTGCCATTGCACAG AAATTATGGCTTGCTGGTTTTTCAAGGGGAATTCAGGAGATGCACAGGAAGGCATCTTTGGTTCTAGAGGATGCGGTTAGAAACATTTACACTGTTGTAGCATTCTGTGCTGGTAACAAGGTAATGGAGCTCTACAGGTTGCAGCTGAAGAAAATATTCAAGCAGAGTTTCTTTCATGGAATGGCCATTGGATTTGCATTTGGCTTTTCGCAGTTCCTTCTTTTTGCCTGCAATGCCCTTCTCCTCTGGTACACTGCACGCATGGTGAAAAATAAGCATATGGATCTACCTACTGCTATCAAGGAGTATATGGTTTTCTCTTTTGCTACATTTGCACTTGTAGAACCTTTTGGGTTGGCTCCTTACATCCTGAAACGCCGAAAATCTCTCATTTCAGTTTTTGAAATCATAGATCGAGTGCCGAAGATTGAGCCAGATGAAAACTCAGCGATGAAGCCACCTAATGTTTATGGAAGCCTTGAGTTGAAAAATGTTGACTTCTGTTATCCAACTCGCCCAGAACTGTTGGTACTGAGCAATTTCAGTCTCAAAGTAAATGGGGGGCAAACTGTAGCTGTGGTGGGAGTTTCAGGGTCAGGAAAGAGCACTATAATTTCCTTGATTGAGAGATTTTATGATCCAGTTGCTGGTCAAGTCTTACTGGATGGTCGAGATCTGAAAGTTTATAATTTGAGATGGTTGAGGAACCACCTAGGTCTTGTTCAGCAGGAGCCCATTATATTCTCAACAACCATTCGGGAAAATATTATATATGCAAGGCACAATGCTAGTGAGGCCGAGATGAAAGAGGCAGCCAGAATAGCAAATGCTCACCATTTCATCAGCAGCTTGCCTCATGGTTATGATACGCATGTGGGGATGAGAGGTGTTGACTTGACTCCAGGACAGAAACAGAGGATTGCAATAGCACGGGTCGTGCTAAAGAATGCCCCCATCTTATTATTGGATGAAGCAAGCTCGTCCATTGAATCCGAATCAAGTCGAGTGGTTCAGGAGGCTCTTGATACATTAATCATGGGGAACAAAACAACCATTTTGATAGCCCATAGAGCTGCAATGATGAGGCATGTTGACAACATTGTAGTTCTCAACGGAGGGAGAATCGTGGAAGAAGGGTCCCATGATAATTTAATGTCAAAGAATGGTCTCTATGTCCGTTTGATGCAACCGCACTATGGCAAGGGTTTGCGTCAGCATAGACTCGTCTAG
- the LOC103434672 gene encoding photosynthetic NDH subunit of lumenal location 1, chloroplastic isoform X1 codes for MAISSSLSLSCWVSTAIPDKFHCTELPRAITAHFSCKSITCSGESASIDESHCKRRSLLLGVGALTTSLLHANSLFAQEIPEKFRAFVDKVDGYSYYYPNDWRDFEFRAHDSAFKDRYMQLHNVRVRFLPTNKTDIHDLGPMEQVVTDLVRHKLAAPNQYATIFGVEEKSIDGKNYYTIEYGLASPNFATTSFATIAIGNGRYYTLIVGANERRWKRYRNQLKVVADSFRMLDI; via the exons ATGGCAATCTCATCATCACTCTCATTGAGCTGCTGGGTCTCTACTGCCATACCCGACAAG TTTCACTGCACTGAGTTGCCACGAGCTATCACCGCTCATTTTTCTTGCAAATCCATCACGTGCTCAGGAGAGTCAGCCTCCATTGATGAAA GCCATTGCAAGAGGAGGTCTCTTCTGTTAGGGGTTGGAGCACTAACCACAAGTCTACTTCATGCAAATTCCCTCTTTGCTCAAG AAATACCGGAAAAGTTTCGAGCTTTCGTTGACAAAGTAGATGGGTATTCTTATTACTACCCCAACGATTGGAGG GACTTTGAGTTTAGGGCACATGACTCTGCATTCAAGGACAGATACATGCAGCTGCATAATGTTAGAGTGAGATTTTTACCCACAAATAAAACAGACATCCATGATTTGGGTCCAATGGAACAG GTTGTGACCGATCTGGTGAGGCATAAACTTGCTGCACCAAACCAGTATGCAACCATATTTGGCGTCGAGGAG AAAAGCATAGATGGGAAAAATTATTACACCATTGAGTATGGACTTGCATCTCCAAACTTCGCTACCACTTCATTCGCAACCATTGCCATTGGAAACG GGAGATATTACACCCTAATTGTCGGAGCAAACGAGAGACGGTGGAAAAGATACCGCAACCAGCTTAAAGTGGTAGCAGACTCTTTCAGAATGCTGGACATCTGA
- the LOC103434672 gene encoding photosynthetic NDH subunit of lumenal location 1, chloroplastic isoform X2, whose product MKVRLPISVFSSNSQYSVTNAGHCKRRSLLLGVGALTTSLLHANSLFAQEIPEKFRAFVDKVDGYSYYYPNDWRDFEFRAHDSAFKDRYMQLHNVRVRFLPTNKTDIHDLGPMEQVVTDLVRHKLAAPNQYATIFGVEEKSIDGKNYYTIEYGLASPNFATTSFATIAIGNGRYYTLIVGANERRWKRYRNQLKVVADSFRMLDI is encoded by the exons ATGAAAGTAAGATTACCCATCTCAGTTTTCTCTTCAAACTCTCAGTACTCGGTTACTAATGCAG GCCATTGCAAGAGGAGGTCTCTTCTGTTAGGGGTTGGAGCACTAACCACAAGTCTACTTCATGCAAATTCCCTCTTTGCTCAAG AAATACCGGAAAAGTTTCGAGCTTTCGTTGACAAAGTAGATGGGTATTCTTATTACTACCCCAACGATTGGAGG GACTTTGAGTTTAGGGCACATGACTCTGCATTCAAGGACAGATACATGCAGCTGCATAATGTTAGAGTGAGATTTTTACCCACAAATAAAACAGACATCCATGATTTGGGTCCAATGGAACAG GTTGTGACCGATCTGGTGAGGCATAAACTTGCTGCACCAAACCAGTATGCAACCATATTTGGCGTCGAGGAG AAAAGCATAGATGGGAAAAATTATTACACCATTGAGTATGGACTTGCATCTCCAAACTTCGCTACCACTTCATTCGCAACCATTGCCATTGGAAACG GGAGATATTACACCCTAATTGTCGGAGCAAACGAGAGACGGTGGAAAAGATACCGCAACCAGCTTAAAGTGGTAGCAGACTCTTTCAGAATGCTGGACATCTGA
- the LOC103434654 gene encoding receptor-like protein kinase THESEUS 1: MGCPNGIFLICIFFCVSSIPSISVDASFVRQDSFFIDCGGSKALKLEDGRIFEPDSGNPNLILSSQSHIAVSDLESNPSNHSISLYNSAQVFEETSFYTIHTKQIGRYWLRLHFYPFENAKFNLKSAVFSVMVNGITLLHGFSFANERKISQLVKEYVFEVSGKGSGKSLVLRLSPWNNSVAFINGIEVVSVPNGQFSSSQVISVPLGKPLVDVPKDAALETAYRINMGGQHISSPKNDTMWRTWKPDHAFLLNAAAARTIRADPGSINYPDGVSLDIAPNWVYATAQEMADAKVSSQKFNISWAFEVEKGFSYLIRLHFCDIVSVALNRLIFNVYINNQSALDSFDISSRTKKLSSAYFVDFVTNVSMHENRILVQVGPPTLRDLPSNAILNGLEIMKMSDHRDSLDGNLPANNNAGLKSGAGNKKWMLLAICASSSGFVVLVLISAAFFLYWRQIHQRKLRPKCSAWLSFPSHAGNSDSKVSVGSYDYSTAHSPGLRRILAFKEIREATRNFDKSLVLGVGGFGMVYKGVLENGNVVAVKRGNPRSQQGLTEFRTEIDMLSKLRHRHLVSLIGYCEELNEMILVYEYMAKGPLRKHLYGSNLPPLTWKQRLEICIGAAKGLHYLHNGAAESIIHRDIKTTNILLDETLTAKVADFGLSKLGPTLDQTHVSTAVKGSFGYLDPDYYRRQQLTEKSDVYSFGVVLLEVLCARPPINPALPREQVNIAEWAMSWQKKGRLEKIIDPRLRGHVNLESLRKFGETAEKCLAEYGVDRPTMGDVLWNLEYALQLQEASTQSFSSENSANYIPDMPEWLQEIRNVNGGGGGGEGISDQESDATSSAVFSELLDPRGR; this comes from the coding sequence ATGGGTTGTCCAAATGGGATTTTCttgatttgcatttttttctGTGTTTCATCCATCCCATCCATTTCTGTGGATGCTTCTTTTGTTCGTCAAGATAGTTTTTTCATTGATTGTGGGGGAAGCAAGGCATTGAAGCTTGAGGATGGCAGGATTTTTGAGCCTGATTCTGGAAACCCAAATTTGATTTTATCTTCCCAAAGCCACATTGCAGTTTCAGATCTTGAATCCAATCCGTCAAACCATTCAATATCTCTCTACAATTCTGCCCAAGTTTTTGAAGAGACTTCATTTTATACCATTCACACCAAGCAGATTGGCCGCTATTGGCTCAGATTGCATTTTTATCCTTTCGAAAACgcgaaattcaatttgaaatctGCGGTGTTTTCGGTTATGGTCAATGGGATTACACTGCTTCATGGGTTTTCTTTCGCAAACGAGCGCAAAATCTCTCAACTTGTAAAGGAATATGTGTTTGAAGTGAGTGGAAAGGGTTCTGGAAAATCGTTGGTGCTGAGATTGTCACCTTGGAATAACTCAGTTGCATTCATCAATGGAATAGAAGTTGTTTCTGTGCCGAATGGGCAGTTTTCTAGCTCCCAAGTAATTTCTGTTCCTTTGGGAAAACCTCTAGTTGATGTTCCTAAAGATGCCGCTCTTGAGACAGCGTATCGGATAAACATGGGAGGCCAGCACATAAGTAGCCCCAAGAATGACACAATGTGGAGGACATGGAAGCCTGATCATGCTTTTCTTCTCAACGCTGCAGCGGCACGAACCATCAGAGCTGATCCGGGATCCATCAACTACCCTGATGGAGTTTCACTCGACATTGCACCCAATTGGGTTTATGCCACAGCTCAAGAAATGGCAGATGCAAAGGTCAGCAGTCAGAAGTTCAACATATCATGGGCATTCGAAGTCGAAAAGGGCTTCAGTTATCTGATCAGATTGCATTTTTGCGACATTGTGAGTGTGGCTCTCaaccgtttaatcttcaatgtGTATATCAACAACCAATCTGCTTTAGACTCTTTTGATATCTCAAGCCGGACAAAGAAATTATCATCAGCTTATTTCGTAGATTTTGTGACGAATGTATCCATGCACGAAAATCGGATTTTGGTTCAAGTAGGTCCTCCTACGCTGAGGGATCTCCCTTCAAATGCAATTTTGAATGGATTGGAGATTATGAAAATGAGTGATCACAGAGACAGCCTTGATGGGAACCTTCCGGCGAATAACAATGCAGGTTTGAAATCCGGGGCAGGCAATAAAAAGTGGATGCTGCTGGCAATTTGTGCTTCTTCATCAGGATTTGTAGTTTTGGTACTCATATCAGCTGCTTTCTTCTTGTACTGGCGGCAAATCCATCAGAGGAAGCTAAGGCCTAAGTGCTCTGCCTGGTTGTCTTTTCCTAGCCATGCGGGGAATTCCGATTCAAAAGTTTCCGTTGGCAGTTATGATTATTCCACAGCACATTCACCTGGTTTACGCCGGATTCTAGCATTCAAGGAGATTCGCGAAGCAACGAGGAATTTTGACAAGAGCTTGGTCTTGGGAGTGGGGGGATTCGGCATGGTTTACAAAGGAGTGCTAGAAAATGGGAACGTGGTTGCAGTAAAGCGCGGAAACCCGCGTTCCCAACAAGGCCTTACAGAATTCAGGACAGAAATCGACATGCTGTCAAAGCTCAGGCACAGGCATTTGGTTTCTCTGATAGGCTACTGCGAAGAGCTCAACGAAATGATCCTTGTTTACGAGTACATGGCCAAAGGTCCTCTTCGAAAGCACTTGTATGGTTCGAATCTTCCTCCGCTTACTTGGAAACAAAGGCTTGAAATCTGCATTGGAGCAGCAAAGGGCCTGCATTACCTTCACAATGGGGCAGCAGAGAGCATAATTCACCGCGACATTAAGACAACAAACATACTTCTCGATGAAACCCTCACTGCGAAAGTGGCTGATTTTGGATTGTCAAAGTTAGGTCCTACTTTGGATCAAACACATGTGAGCACTGCAGTGAAGGGGAGCTTTGGATATCTTGATCCAGATTACTATCGCCGGCAGCAGCTAACGGAGAAGTCAGATGTGTACTCTTTCGGAGTAGTTTTATTagaagtcttgtgtgctaggccACCTATAAACCCTGCCCTCCCCAGAGAGCAAGTTAACATAGCAGAATGGGCAATGAGTTGGCAAAAGAAGGGAAGATTAGAGAAAATTATAGACCCCCGTCTTCGAGGACATGTGAATCTTGAATCATTGCGAAAGTTCGGAGAAACAGCTGAGAAGTGTTTGGCTGAATACGGAGTTGATAGGCCAACAATGGGGGATGTTTTGTGGAATTTGGAGTATGCTCTTCAACTACAAGAGGCTTCTACACAGAGCTTTTCGTCCGAAAACAGTGCGAACTACATTCCGGATATGCCAGAATGGCTTCAAGAAATTCGAAATgtcaatggtggtggtggtggtggtgagggAATTAGCGATCAAGAATCTGATGCAACTTCAAGTGCAGTTTTTTCAGAGTTATTGGATCCAAGGGGGAGATAG